In a genomic window of Urocitellus parryii isolate mUroPar1 chromosome 11, mUroPar1.hap1, whole genome shotgun sequence:
- the Sfpq gene encoding splicing factor, proline- and glutamine-rich isoform X2 produces the protein MSRDRFRSRGGGGGGFHRRGGGGGRGGLHDFRSPPPGMGLNQNRGPMGPGPGGPKPPIPPPPPHQQQQQQQPPPQQQPPPQQPPPHQQPPPHQPPHQQPPPPPQDSSKPVVPQGPGPATGVGSAPPASGSAPPATPPTTGAPPGPGPTPTPPPAVTSAPPGAPPPAPPTSGVPTTPPQAGGPPPPPAGGPGPGPKQGPGPGGPKGGKLPGGPKPGGGPGLSAPGGHPKPPHRGGGEPRGGRQHHPPYHQQHHQGPPPGGPGGRSEEKISDSEGFKANLSLLRRPGEKTYTQRCRLFVGNLPADITEDEFKRLFAKYGEPGEVFINKGKGFGFIKLESRALAEIAKAELDDTPMRGRQLRVRFATHAAALSVRNLSPYVSNELLEEAFSQFGPIERAVVIVDDRGRSTGKGIVEFASKPAARKAFERCSEGVFLLTTTPRPVIVEPLEQLDDEDGLPEKLAQKNPMYQKERETPPRFAQHGTFEYEYSQRWKSLDEMEKQQREQVEKNMKDAKDKLESEMEDAYHEHQANLLRQDLMRRQEELRRMEELHNQEMQKRKEMQLRQEEERRRREEEMMIRQREMEEQMRRQREESYSRMGYMDPRERDMRMGGGGAMNMGDPYGSGGQKFPPLGGGGGIGYEANPGVPPATMSGSMMGSDMVRMVDVG, from the exons ATGTCTCGGGATCGGTTCCGGAGTCgcggcggtggcggtggcggttTCCACCGTCGCGGAGGAGGCGGTGGCCGTGGCGGTCTCCACGATTTCCGCTCTCCGCCGCCCGGCATGGGCCTCAATCAGAACCGCGGCCCCATGGGCCCAGGCCCAGGCGGCCCTAAGCCCCCGATCCCGCCGCCGCCTccgcaccagcagcagcagcagcagcagccgccgCCGCAGCAGCAGCCGCCGCCACAGCAGCCGCCGCCGCATCAACAGCCGCCACCGCATCAGCCACCGCACCAGcagccgccaccgccgccgcaggaTTCGTCCAAGCCCGTGGTTCCTCAGGGGCCCGGCCCCGCTACCGGAGTAGGCAGCGCGCCTCCGGCCTCCGGCTCTGCCCCGCCCGCTACTCCCCCGACCACTGGGGCCCCGCCGGGACCGGGCCCCACCCCGACCCCGCCGCCCGCCGTCACCTCCGCCCCACCGGGAGCGCCTCCGCCCGCGCCGCCGACCAGCGGCGTCCCGACCACTCCCCCCCAGGCCGGCGGCCCGCCACCTCCACCTGCGGGCGGCCCGGGCCCAGGGCCTAAGCAGGGCCCGGGACCCGGAGGCCCCAAAGGCGGCAAGCTGCCTGGAGGGCCGAAGCCCGGCGGCGGCCCGGGCCTGAGTGCTCCCGGGGGCCACCCCAAGCCGCCGCACCGAGGAGGCGGGGAGCCCCGTGGGGGCCGCCAGCACCACCCGCCCTACCACCAGCAGCACCACCAGGGTCCCCCGCCCGGCGGGCCCGGCGGCCGCAGCGAGGAGAAGATCTCCGACTCGGAG gggTTTAAAGCTAACTTGTCTCTCTTGAGGAGGCCTGGAGAGAAAACCTACACACAGCGTTGTCGGTTATTTGTTGGGAATCTCCCCGCTGATATCACAGAAGATGAATTCAAAAGACTGTTTGCAAAATACGGAGAACCAGGAGAAGTTTTTATCAATAAAGGCAAAGGATTCGGATTTATTAAACTT GAATCTAGAGCCTTGGCTGAAATTGCCAAAGCTGAACTTGACGATACACCCATGAGAGGTAGACAGCTTCGGGTTCGCTTTGCCACACATGCTGCTGCCCTCTCTGTTCGTAATCTTTCACCTTATGTTTCCAATGAACTGTTGGAAGAAGCCTTTAGCCAGTTTGGTCCTATTGAAAGGGCTGTTGTAATTGTTGATGATCGTGGTAGATCTACAGGGAAAGGCATTGTTGAATTTGCTTCTAAACCAGCAGCAAGAAAAGCATTTGAACGATGCAGTGAAGGTGTTTTCCTACTGACAAC AACTCCTCGTCCAGTCATTGTGGAACCACTTGAACAATTAGATGATGAAGATGGTCTTCCTGAAAAACTTGCGCAGAAGAATCCAATGTATCAAAA GGAGAGAGAAACGCCACCTCGCTTTGCTCAGCATGGCACATTTGAGTATGAATATTCTCAGAGGTGGAAGTCCTTggatgaaatggaaaaacagcaaagggaacaaGTTGAAAAAAACATGAAGGATGCAAAAGACAAGTTGGAAAGTGAAATGGAAGATGCCTATCATGAGCATCAGGCAAATCTTTTGCGCCAAG ATCTGATGAGACGCCAGGAAGAATTAAGACGAATGGAAGAACTTCACAATCAAGAAATGCAGAAACGTAAAGAAATGCAATTGAG GCAAGAGGAGGAACGacgtagaagggaggaagagatgatGATTCGCCAACGTGAGATGGAAGAACAAATGAGACGCCAAAGAGAAGAAAGTTATAGCCGAATGGGCTACATGGATCCA agagaaagagacatgAGAATGGGTGGTGGAGGagcaatgaacatgggag ATCCTTATGGTTCAGGAGGCCAGAAATTTCCACCtctaggtggtggtggtggcataGGTTATGAAGCTAATCCTGGCGTTCCACCAGCAACTATGAGTGGTTCCATGATGGGAAGCGACATG
- the Sfpq gene encoding splicing factor, proline- and glutamine-rich isoform X1 translates to MSRDRFRSRGGGGGGFHRRGGGGGRGGLHDFRSPPPGMGLNQNRGPMGPGPGGPKPPIPPPPPHQQQQQQQPPPQQQPPPQQPPPHQQPPPHQPPHQQPPPPPQDSSKPVVPQGPGPATGVGSAPPASGSAPPATPPTTGAPPGPGPTPTPPPAVTSAPPGAPPPAPPTSGVPTTPPQAGGPPPPPAGGPGPGPKQGPGPGGPKGGKLPGGPKPGGGPGLSAPGGHPKPPHRGGGEPRGGRQHHPPYHQQHHQGPPPGGPGGRSEEKISDSEGFKANLSLLRRPGEKTYTQRCRLFVGNLPADITEDEFKRLFAKYGEPGEVFINKGKGFGFIKLESRALAEIAKAELDDTPMRGRQLRVRFATHAAALSVRNLSPYVSNELLEEAFSQFGPIERAVVIVDDRGRSTGKGIVEFASKPAARKAFERCSEGVFLLTTTPRPVIVEPLEQLDDEDGLPEKLAQKNPMYQKERETPPRFAQHGTFEYEYSQRWKSLDEMEKQQREQVEKNMKDAKDKLESEMEDAYHEHQANLLRQDLMRRQEELRRMEELHNQEMQKRKEMQLRQEEERRRREEEMMIRQREMEEQMRRQREESYSRMGYMDPRERDMRMGGGGAMNMGDPYGSGGQKFPPLGGGGGIGYEANPGVPPATMSGSMMGSDMRTERFGQGGAGPVGGQGPRGMGPGTPAGYGRGREEYEGPNKKPRF, encoded by the exons ATGTCTCGGGATCGGTTCCGGAGTCgcggcggtggcggtggcggttTCCACCGTCGCGGAGGAGGCGGTGGCCGTGGCGGTCTCCACGATTTCCGCTCTCCGCCGCCCGGCATGGGCCTCAATCAGAACCGCGGCCCCATGGGCCCAGGCCCAGGCGGCCCTAAGCCCCCGATCCCGCCGCCGCCTccgcaccagcagcagcagcagcagcagccgccgCCGCAGCAGCAGCCGCCGCCACAGCAGCCGCCGCCGCATCAACAGCCGCCACCGCATCAGCCACCGCACCAGcagccgccaccgccgccgcaggaTTCGTCCAAGCCCGTGGTTCCTCAGGGGCCCGGCCCCGCTACCGGAGTAGGCAGCGCGCCTCCGGCCTCCGGCTCTGCCCCGCCCGCTACTCCCCCGACCACTGGGGCCCCGCCGGGACCGGGCCCCACCCCGACCCCGCCGCCCGCCGTCACCTCCGCCCCACCGGGAGCGCCTCCGCCCGCGCCGCCGACCAGCGGCGTCCCGACCACTCCCCCCCAGGCCGGCGGCCCGCCACCTCCACCTGCGGGCGGCCCGGGCCCAGGGCCTAAGCAGGGCCCGGGACCCGGAGGCCCCAAAGGCGGCAAGCTGCCTGGAGGGCCGAAGCCCGGCGGCGGCCCGGGCCTGAGTGCTCCCGGGGGCCACCCCAAGCCGCCGCACCGAGGAGGCGGGGAGCCCCGTGGGGGCCGCCAGCACCACCCGCCCTACCACCAGCAGCACCACCAGGGTCCCCCGCCCGGCGGGCCCGGCGGCCGCAGCGAGGAGAAGATCTCCGACTCGGAG gggTTTAAAGCTAACTTGTCTCTCTTGAGGAGGCCTGGAGAGAAAACCTACACACAGCGTTGTCGGTTATTTGTTGGGAATCTCCCCGCTGATATCACAGAAGATGAATTCAAAAGACTGTTTGCAAAATACGGAGAACCAGGAGAAGTTTTTATCAATAAAGGCAAAGGATTCGGATTTATTAAACTT GAATCTAGAGCCTTGGCTGAAATTGCCAAAGCTGAACTTGACGATACACCCATGAGAGGTAGACAGCTTCGGGTTCGCTTTGCCACACATGCTGCTGCCCTCTCTGTTCGTAATCTTTCACCTTATGTTTCCAATGAACTGTTGGAAGAAGCCTTTAGCCAGTTTGGTCCTATTGAAAGGGCTGTTGTAATTGTTGATGATCGTGGTAGATCTACAGGGAAAGGCATTGTTGAATTTGCTTCTAAACCAGCAGCAAGAAAAGCATTTGAACGATGCAGTGAAGGTGTTTTCCTACTGACAAC AACTCCTCGTCCAGTCATTGTGGAACCACTTGAACAATTAGATGATGAAGATGGTCTTCCTGAAAAACTTGCGCAGAAGAATCCAATGTATCAAAA GGAGAGAGAAACGCCACCTCGCTTTGCTCAGCATGGCACATTTGAGTATGAATATTCTCAGAGGTGGAAGTCCTTggatgaaatggaaaaacagcaaagggaacaaGTTGAAAAAAACATGAAGGATGCAAAAGACAAGTTGGAAAGTGAAATGGAAGATGCCTATCATGAGCATCAGGCAAATCTTTTGCGCCAAG ATCTGATGAGACGCCAGGAAGAATTAAGACGAATGGAAGAACTTCACAATCAAGAAATGCAGAAACGTAAAGAAATGCAATTGAG GCAAGAGGAGGAACGacgtagaagggaggaagagatgatGATTCGCCAACGTGAGATGGAAGAACAAATGAGACGCCAAAGAGAAGAAAGTTATAGCCGAATGGGCTACATGGATCCA agagaaagagacatgAGAATGGGTGGTGGAGGagcaatgaacatgggag ATCCTTATGGTTCAGGAGGCCAGAAATTTCCACCtctaggtggtggtggtggcataGGTTATGAAGCTAATCCTGGCGTTCCACCAGCAACTATGAGTGGTTCCATGATGGGAAGCGACATG CGTACTGAGCGCTTTGGGCAGGGAGGTGCGGGGCCTGTGGGTGGACAGGGTCCTAGAGGAATGGGCCCTGGAACTCCAGCAGGATATGGTAGAGGGAGAGAAGAATATGAAGGCCCAAACAAAAAACCCCGATTTTAG